Below is a genomic region from Brevinematales bacterium.
AGTGGCATTGTTCCTCCGGGTCTTGTATATTCTTTTTAATTCGTGTTCATTCGTGGGTGCTTCCTACTGTTTTGGAAATCTCGATAAACCCTTCGGGCACTCGATTTCCGAACTGAGTATAGCATTCAAATTTATGCAATTAGGGATACCCCCGACCTGCGGTCAATGGTAATTAGGGATAAAAGGGATAGTTAGTCACCCCTTTTTCCCTGTATTTTGTCTTTTTCTTCTGCCTTTCTTTTTCTCCGCGCTTCTTCTAAGCAAAACGGAAACCTCGATACATCCCGCACTTCACGCGGGACACTCGGTTTCCGGATGCCGAGTAACGAAGTGTATCGAGGCATTCGTTTTACGGCATTCTTCTCTAAAGCGGCATTCAGGAGGGCATCCGCTTGCCCCCGACCAAAGGAAGGGGGTTCTTTGTTACTTTCTTTCCGATGCGGCTTGTCCCCGATGGATTTCCTGAGGGGGGAAAGAAAGTAAATTTCCTATTTCGCCCCCGCTTTCTTCAGGAGATTGATAATCTTTGTATACTTATAGCTTTTTGCCATGCTTAAAGCGGTATCACCAAAATAGTCTTTTTTATTTACATTTGCCTTCGCGTCTATCAGCGCTTTCACGGCGTCGGTATGCCCGTTCATCGCCGCGAGCATCAACGCCGTCCTGCCAAAACCATCAACATTGTGGAGATTCGCCTTCGCTGCTATCAGTGCCTTTACGGCATCGGTATGCCCGTTCATCGCCGCGAGCATCAACGCCGTCCTGTCATTAACCGCGTTGACGTCAGCCTTCGCTGCTATCAGCGCCTTCACGGCACCGGTATGCCCGTGCTCCGCCGCATACATCAACGCCGTCCAGCCGGTTTTATCAACCGCGTCGACGTCAGCCTTTACTGCGATCAACGCCTTTATGGCATCGGTATGCCCGTTCATCGCCGCGAAGATCAACGCCGACATGCCGTTTTTATCAACCGCGTTGACATCAGCATTTCCCGCGATGAGCGCGTTAATGGAATCGGTATGTCCGTTCCGCGCCGCGAACATCAAGGCTGTCCAGCCGTTTTTTTTAAACGCGTTGACGTCGGCCTTCGCCGCGATGAGCGCCTTTACTGCGTCCGTATGTCCGTTATACGCTGCTATCATCAACGTCGCAAAGCCATCTTTATCGACCGCGTTGACTTCAGCTTTTGCCGCAATAAGTGCCTTCACGGAATCGGTATGACCGTTTTGGGCCGCGAGCATCAACGCCGTCCAGCCGTCTTTTTCAAACATGTCAACGTCCGCCTTTGCCGCGATGAGCGCCTTCACGGCGTCTGTATGCCCGTTTTGCGCCGCATACATCAGCGCCGTCTTGCCGTATTCATCGAGCGGGGCGTTTATATCGCCGTCATAGTTTTGGATAAACGCGATATCTCCCTCTTTAGCGGCGTCGAGGAGATTATCTGTAGGGAATAAAAACGCCGGGAATAAAAGAATCATGAATAATACGGATATTTTTTTCATTGGAAACCTCCTGATAAAGCAATTAATACAATTTTAATACCGCTATACCGCAAGTCAAATAACAATATGGGAGACCTTTCCTCCGGGTCTTTTATATTCACTATCATACTGATAAGAGGTATTCCTCCAAACCATCTGCGTGAAATTAGATCCTTTAGTGAACCCCCAATGTAATAAAGATCATCATCGGCGTCTCGATACACCCAGCCTTTGGCTGGGATACTCGACGTCCGGATGCCGAGTAACGAAGTGTATCGAGGCATACACTCTACTATATAACCAATCGTCCCAATAGTTTTCTTACGCTTTTTCTTTCCACTTTTTACTTGTAACTTTCATACTGATATAAATAAAGCCGCCCTTTCGGACGGCCTATTATTAACGTTTCGAGTACTGTTCTCTTTTGCGGGCTTTGCGTAAGCCGATTTTCTTGCGCTCCACCATGCGGTCGTCCCGTGTGAGGAACCCCGCGACCTTGACGGTCTTGCGGTACTTTTCAGCGTCGAGCGCCGATAACGCCCGCGCGATACCCTGACGGATGGCGCCGGCCTGTCCGGTAAATCCGCCGCCCTTCACGGTGATATAGAGATCGAATTTACCGATAGTTTCCGTCCATTTGAACGGTTCCAGCACCGTGGGGTGGTAGAACGCGGGAAAATACGCGGCTAATTCTTTTTTATTGATAATGATCTTTCCTGTGCCTTTAGGGGAAAGGAAAACTCTTGCCACACTGGTCTTGCGACGTCCGGTCGCGTAAACTTTTTCAGCCATCTATTGCCTCCGTTATATCTCTAAGTTCTTGAGCGGGACATTCTTGTAATTATGCTCGCCGCCTTCGATCAGGATGAGTTTCTTGATCATCTGGCGCGCGATTTTATTTTTGGGGAGCATACCGCGGACGGCGGCCAAAAGCGGGAACAAGGGTTTGCGCTCGACCATTTCCTTCGCGACAACGGACTTTAATCCGCCGGGGAAAC
It encodes:
- a CDS encoding ankyrin repeat domain-containing protein, translated to MKKISVLFMILLFPAFLFPTDNLLDAAKEGDIAFIQNYDGDINAPLDEYGKTALMYAAQNGHTDAVKALIAAKADVDMFEKDGWTALMLAAQNGHTDSVKALIAAKAEVNAVDKDGFATLMIAAYNGHTDAVKALIAAKADVNAFKKNGWTALMFAARNGHTDSINALIAGNADVNAVDKNGMSALIFAAMNGHTDAIKALIAVKADVDAVDKTGWTALMYAAEHGHTGAVKALIAAKADVNAVNDRTALMLAAMNGHTDAVKALIAAKANLHNVDGFGRTALMLAAMNGHTDAVKALIDAKANVNKKDYFGDTALSMAKSYKYTKIINLLKKAGAK
- the rpsI gene encoding 30S ribosomal protein S9 encodes the protein MAEKVYATGRRKTSVARVFLSPKGTGKIIINKKELAAYFPAFYHPTVLEPFKWTETIGKFDLYITVKGGGFTGQAGAIRQGIARALSALDAEKYRKTVKVAGFLTRDDRMVERKKIGLRKARKREQYSKR